The sequence CATGAAGGTAATGGATCTCTAAGTTATACAATTTcagtaaaattattatttgtatgtttactagcagaaaaaaaaacagcatCTTAAATTATGTTgtatgaaattatatttttattttcattaattacattaatattCAGGTATTATTCTTCATGTTTCCCTTTTTCTAGTACtacaaattaatttattcaaaaatcTGAATGTTCTACATGATATGTCTAATACCTTACTACAAGAAATTCCTGTTAAAATGATGTTGTACATACAAAAATGCAATTAATTAATACTAGATTACATGACTTGTACTTTGATTTGAGCTTTAGAGctttaataagaaaatataaaaatatgtgtatgAAAGAAATACCCAAATATAGATAAATTATtctgaaaaaaatagttcaTTTTCGATTAACATAAAGTAATACATAACATTTATTCTACAAAATTATAGTCTGCACGTTTTCAGTATATACATCTTGgtgcatataaaaaaaaaacccaaacaatttaatagaaatatatattaaaaaaaattttaaaaaaaatgattacaacaattttttttaataatggcACTATAAATGTAATAGAATATGAgtgttattttaatataactataaactttttttatattaatgtcCATGTAAAAGATTTAACaacgtaaaaaaaagaaaatatttgaaattaaagataaatattttactcaAATTTGTGGGTAATACAGACATAGAAATATAAACgagaattaattttaactgAATAACCAATATCCAATAATTCCTTAACATTAAAATTcttagtatatataatatttattatatgaatagaCATATAGCAAAAAgtacaaattaataatttaataaacgTAATATTCTTAGTAGATGTagtaaataagaaaaagtataattaaaatcaaataataattctcaATATTAACAACATGTCTTCTGttaatttactatttttacataaataataatttttacactAAGATAATTAAATTACTAGATATGCTATATATTAGAGACCacaaaatttgaaatatgCATACTAGAACAATAGAATTTTATgaagaataaattatacataaaaaaatcttacttatatcaataaaatgatatgacactaattaaattattaaaataatatcacatattttatattgcattattctttataaatttatcttatttatttttcgttaAAATACTTACTATAATAAGTTTGCTTTATAATATGATAAGACTATATagttatatgcataaataaatatatattagtaaaattaagtcctaattaacataaaaataaacttttttattttatttttaaggtgtattattatttaaaacagtttatactataaaaatatgttaagaATTATTAACTCCACATTGAATAACATGaactataaatttaaatacataagtatcattttataataatagatactaaaacttttttattgtatttttgtatatattaaataaaaaaaactataaattattattttaatatgtcCATTTGTCTATGTACATCTACTTTTACATATGTTTCCACTTATAAgctattatacattttattcatttagcATTTCTACTAGcttatattgttttaatattttacatgaagatataaatgttattatattaaatattaactttaaataaaaattcaagcagcatattcataatattatgaagaaaacttcattaattcatatgaattgttatttattttgtattatttttaaataaatcaaaaataatatataaattcaagtactataaaaaaattctaattatataatgaaaaatataattaaaaatacataaacaaagaaaaaaaatatttttttgtaaatattttaaaactaaatttacgtattttttattgaaataatttCAAGTGTTTCAAAGAAtcatatactattttttgtttccaAATTATTTCACAATTATATGCTcactatataaattatatttacatatatttataaaatatattcaaaaacggaaatataaatgaaatttattttaaaacataataagttatttttatgtatattctaCTATATAcagttattaatatatttaaaaaaataaattgaaaaaaatatatgatattaaaataaaaagaacagaacattgaacaaataaattctatataaatacattaaagcataaaattaatttaatatataactcattattataaattatttattcaaaataacCATAATAACgtaattttatatctaaGTTAATCAGTAAcagaaatttataattagtatatttttgtttaatctTCCGATCGTTCTTTATCTAATATGTACTTATTTCAAAGGAAACATTagaatatgtaataatatatgtacgtattaatataataacctATGTTGTTGGTTATAAGTTAAAACTTTTCTGTAATTTAATGTGATTATGCGCGtcataaaaagaattataaataatatacaattttttttattttgtatactaaataaatatttgttataaaaaaaaatttattttatgatggttaaatgtataaacaatcaaaaaagtatataatgtatttttaatctacttattagaatatatctatcaaaaattaatgaaaaataattacaaagctttattattttttttttaatgtaatttaatatattactcTATTTACATTcagttattattttaatattttttattacaaaattataatatattttacatttcttcaacaatatattataaattattttgttgtaattatttattaattatatttcacGGTTATAATAAGTAGCCaagcatatttttattaattattacaccaaaatatacttttcgttaattaaaatattgtcTGAATAAAATGATTCTTCTATAAAAGTGATATTTATCccataaaaaagaaaataaatctttaataaaatatactttattaAGATTATTCTactgaataatatataccagaaataaagaaactttgattaaaatatataaatataatattaagtatCACAGTCACATTTTAATAAGTACTTTCCATAAAAATAGCAACAatttagtataatttatatattattaattctgATTCGTACTTACAATGTgataaatgtttaaaaaagttaacaaaaaaattataatactaTAAAGGTCTCTaccaaaaataaataagaaaaaataagagaaaaaaaaaaaaaatatatatatggtatcCGCACTAATAATTATTTGGTTTACAGATCATATATTCCGAAAACAAAGTAAGAATAGAAAAAATcgaatacattaatataggtaataatacttatatttatatgtttgtattaaaaaaaaaaattcattatatatattgataatatttttacagattaacttttatattacatgttGATATAACTTTTATGTACTTCTTTATTGTTAATATCTTgactttttgtttataaagagaatattatttgttcataaaaatatatatattgctaTTCATTGATACAAAAATATCGTTAGAATTCATCtccatttataatatattaacatatagtAAAAGCAGATAAGAAGcgtacaaaataaatagtaatgtattcaattattttataggaaaaacttaaattcttatgaaaattattattttataattttttattatataaaaatattaatctaAATTTACactagaaataaataaaaagataccaatttgtatttttatttcagattattttattgaacAAACTGCAATATTAACTTAGAATCCATATGGATTCTTGTTTTTCCTCGGTAATATTCATTGCTTTTTATGAtgcttaattttatttataagtaatttataataaagtaagtgtttatacatatctaacttaaaaataatagcttatataatttttaataatttctttgtttttagTATGTTCCTATTTTCGGAAATGATTTGTTGAGATTCCTTACAAAAACtgaatttaaaaagattATAACACATGTACAAGAAAAAACTAATTccttgaaaaatgaaaagaataagCAAAATTTCCGGCGTGTATGCCTAGAATTGGCTGAATATCtaattaacaaaaagaaaaatccactacattttgaaaaacaaGATAAGTGGGAATTAGCACTAAAGCACTGGTTACAAAATTACTTTAAAGTGCGAACTAGACATGGCATATGTCCTATGATTAtggaagaagaaaataaaaatattttaaatttaatatatgaagCAGAAGATTTCTGTTCtgaaaaaaacagaaaaaaaccAAATTGCATTAATACTGATAAACGTAGTAACAAGAAATGTGATAGTGCATGTTTAAGTAAAATTCAGGCTTATAATGCATGGATTAATAATAGGAAgattcattttataaataatgcagatataattaatagaaaatgccaaaaagaaaattcatTATTACCATTTCCAAATAATTCTTGCAACGTTCTTAATGATAAAACATTCGAAGAAATTCCTCAGTGCGAAACCTCAGATCCACCTATACTTAAGcacaatgaaataaaaaaagaagaaaaaccTTCAACTGAACAAGATTTAACTGTATCTAAAGAGGAATATTCTCAAATATCTCCAATTCAAACCGAAGCAATAAATACAGATCATACTCAGTCTTCATCCGAACCTCAAGAACAAGTTCAGATACCATCAATTGAATCTACAGATACACAAAATGTAGCAGGTTCTGCAGAACTTCTACCAGTTGTTACATCAATATTTCTACCAAATCATGAAATATTATCTTCAGGAACATCGGCAGAATCTGTATCAGCTCCTTCAGATACTGAAACCCTAATGTTACCCAATGATCAAGGAATTATTGCATCATTTCCTAAAGAATTAGAACCTGTCTCTAGCACCCTTATTTCCCCTGCTCTCAATAATACACCAGGTATAACTAATATTCcccattattttaatttttttaataattacattaaataatatatatatatttaagaacaTACTACAGGTCAAGAAGAAAATGCTCATAGCCCAAGCATATCATCTATTCTAATAAGctttatgattattattgtattttccttttttattaaagttaGATAAAACataagtattaaaaatatttcaaccATTCAATTATGTCCGTAAtctattttaaatatctgcatcttttttcttttttgtagtACGCTTTAATAggattattaaaaaaaaaaaaaagtataaaaagaaGACAAGTAAAATTACTTCGAATACTAATACCTTCACATTCTaacaaaaacaaacaaatttTAACGCATGTTCATCCAGAAAATACAATATATGATGAGgaaaaaatcataaaaaaattaaaaatacatgaacatgatatgataaaaaatataaagtcgTCAAAGCAAAAAAAGGATAGATTTAAAACCATTATAGAAGTACATATGGAAGTACTCGAAGAATTCAGAAATGAAGAATGGGAACAcaaaaaaggagaattttTAGAGTTATGCCTAGAAGTGTTTGAAGAAGAGGAATATAGAACATATCCTAATTTGATTAATGGAGAACTGATAATGGAAAATACTAAAAGTATTAATGAcattgaaaaacaaaaaattttatgcaataaatggataaaagaacatagaaatatttctgaaaaattaaaaaaaacagtatggtttaattatttgaaaaatgaatggaaaaaagaaaaagcttCCATAAAAGAAActgaagaattaaaaatgaatttttcaattgaaattcaaaaaatttcattttcagaaaaagaaaaggattTATGGAGAGAGTGGATATCAAAAAATCATATGATTATAGATCGATACTTGGAACAGGAATGGGATGAAGAATTGACACAAGAATTGCTCAATATGATAGATGAGTGTGTAAAtgaagaatttaaaaataatatttcactTCTAAATACACAAGAGTTACAGCAGAAGGTATGTTATGacgaattatataaatatataaaaaaaaaattaatagcaAAATTGTGTATACTAGTATTCATGATGGTATTGGAAGAATGCAAAAAAGAAGATTTTATAGAAAATGAGGGATTACATTTGGATAGTTACATAAATGACTGGACAACAGAAGTAAACTTAGGGAGAAAATCAGATGttacaaaagaaataattgaATATAATAGCAATGTTTTAGAAAATAcagaaaatacaaaaattccTGCTTATACAGGGGGGGAAGGTCTTAGACaggaaatagaaaaatggGTAAGAATAGAAGATACACCGGAGAATTCCATATATAACGAGAACATAGtagaataattttactaaattctggaaaaatacattatataaattcataattcacatccaaaaaataatagaacgatatttatgtataatcgGATGGTGTTTATAAAACGTATTTCATACACTTAACGAAATCTAAAGGGATCATTAATAAaagtttattaattaatgaataacatagaaaaggaaattagatgtgaaatgtaaaatttttaacacagttatcttaaaaatattcatattatatatacttattttaatttaggtaataataactattataaagttataaagttatataatacctaatataatatatgtatcaaaattctaataaatatatctatatataaattaatactaatattttccaaaaaggttggaagaaaaattaatattttgaaaaataaaaaaaagcaaaaataataatttttaaatatttttatgaaatcaaaaaaataaaagctaaatatgaatatatatgtaaattaaaaggtattaaattcatatgcttcaacatttttttaaaacaaaaaggaaataaaagaacatataattattttgtagaaattttaaaaaatattatatatcttttatattttcccttttggttaaacttaaaatttcattaatattatgttatgttaataaaaaatattgactTACATTTCATTTACGCtttaatgataatttatatattttgacgttcaaatttttttttttttggtttttgtaattacagaataattcttttaatttttcattttagttaataaaattactgtatatttttcttttacatattattttcctattataactgtatatatatatatatttatttatttttatatttataatataaattaatattagtCTCATAGTGCTAAAGTATAagatacatttttatatgtaataattttttgttgttaCCATATAccacaaaaataattatattataaatttttatttgattcaATCTATTTagcaaataatattatatctcCATTTTGTTTAACGTTTcgataatataattaattcagtaattatattaataattaaaataaaaaaatatatatttttcttatttattataattatcacGAGAGGTCAATAAAATCATAAGCTAAATACATATTCCATTCTTCTTAATATTCTATCCTTATAGTGCATAAAAAacgtatattattatgtattcataatattttatttataaaataattacctttaattaataatataaacgtTATCTAAGTATCATGGATAGTGAATAAAATCATTTGAATTTAGATATTATCACATTATATTACCATTAAAAAAACAGATTTGCTTTTATAGTATAGTATCATAACGTACAAAAGAAACTTTTCAATAAGTACTTTTATGCTTTACCACATAAGATAAtgagtatatacatatttaatcaATATAAAGCATACATTGTAagcacaatatatattagcgttctcttttatattttttaaatgaatttccaatacattttttagttTACCTATAATCTCTTAAAATTATTGTgagtatattaaatatatattaaaaactaataattgtaaaacaatattatcatacataaacatataaaaacaattataaattGATGTAAATGTCATTATATTAATGCTTAAATATAttccaaaatatattttgtattttttcaaaatgtctattttatttaaagaaacatattttaaaattgaagaaagacatattaatattataaataaaaaaatttgataaaaagagaaaataattatattatttatattaaaaatagtaatgtaataaaagaagaagtATCGAATATCCATAGcagaataattatttaaaagtactttattttataattatataattatattaacttCTAAATTATTCGTGAAGACAATTCattgaataaatatacgaataagaaaaaataacttttcttttttgtttcatataatttgaaataagaatattttgttaGATTGAATGGAATATGGAGAggatacatttttttataacataaaaaataatttcattattttcctcttttactactatatttttctgttcttgaaaattattattgtgttgatatatatttaaatttaatttattaatatattctttaaatatttaaaaaataatagaaatatatagtacaattattaatatatgtatatttctatataaaacatattaaagaaaatttgtCAAAAGTCTATTATTGTTAGAACTAGtcacaataataaaataataaataagtataacttttcatttaattttaattgcttagaatatatatattagtaaacAACTATAAATAATCCAttcgaaaaaataatattatttcattatatatttataattcccCAATTCTTccattaaaaacaaaaaaagaagtttGTTAAAAAGACtttagtaataaatatattatataatatatttctaataaaacttattttatataataaaagttatgattttttttttgagtaaaatatacataatgtaGAATAATACATTCACTTCGTTTGATTATATACAAagataaacatttttattttcaacaTAATGTCAACGAAGTAACTTACTCATCAAGTCTac comes from Plasmodium malariae genome assembly, chromosome: 7 and encodes:
- the PmUG01_07010600 gene encoding STP1 protein, whose amino-acid sequence is MDSCFSSYVPIFGNDLLRFLTKTEFKKIITHVQEKTNSLKNEKNKQNFRRVCLELAEYLINKKKNPLHFEKQDKWELALKHWLQNYFKVRTRHGICPMIMEEENKNILNLIYEAEDFCSEKNRKKPNCINTDKRSNKKCDSACLSKIQAYNAWINNRKIHFINNADIINRKCQKENSLLPFPNNSCNVLNDKTFEEIPQCETSDPPILKHNEIKKEEKPSTEQDLTVSKEEYSQISPIQTEAINTDHTQSSSEPQEQVQIPSIESTDTQNVAGSAELLPVVTSIFLPNHEILSSGTSAESVSAPSDTETLMLPNDQGIIASFPKELEPVSSTLISPALNNTPGLLKKKKSIKRRQVKLLRILIPSHSNKNKQILTHVHPENTIYDEEKIIKKLKIHEHDMIKNIKSSKQKKDRFKTIIEVHMEVLEEFRNEEWEHKKGEFLELCLEVFEEEEYRTYPNLINGELIMENTKSINDIEKQKILCNKWIKEHRNISEKLKKTVWFNYLKNEWKKEKASIKETEELKMNFSIEIQKISFSEKEKDLWREWISKNHMIIDRYLEQEWDEELTQELLNMIDECVNEEFKNNISLLNTQELQQKVCYDELYKYIKKKLIAKLCILVFMMVLEECKKEDFIENEGLHLDSYINDWTTEVNLGRKSDVTKEIIEYNSNVLENTENTKIPAYTGGEGLRQEIEKWVRIEDTPENSIYNENIVE